A single Pedobacter sp. PACM 27299 DNA region contains:
- a CDS encoding DUF4442 domain-containing protein has protein sequence MVVSEKTLKWGLCLYPPLLFQRIWVKRFHKGFRGVDVKINKSLFNKNYNGSIFGGTIYAATDPFYALLFDQLLRREGFKVRVWLKSASIQYLKPGHGDLFFTITVTDDMLNEAIAAMNTTGKFVKAYPMEITNAAGELCATVMNEIYVRNLHQGETPRIAY, from the coding sequence ATGGTTGTATCAGAAAAAACGCTAAAATGGGGACTTTGTTTGTATCCACCTTTATTATTCCAGCGTATTTGGGTAAAAAGATTCCATAAAGGTTTTCGTGGTGTAGATGTAAAAATCAACAAAAGCCTGTTCAATAAGAATTACAATGGATCCATATTCGGAGGGACGATTTATGCCGCTACAGATCCGTTCTATGCCTTATTATTTGATCAGCTGCTGAGGCGCGAAGGCTTTAAAGTCAGAGTCTGGCTGAAAAGTGCTTCCATACAATACCTGAAGCCTGGGCACGGAGATTTGTTTTTCACCATCACTGTGACAGATGATATGCTGAATGAAGCCATAGCGGCGATGAATACTACGGGTAAATTTGTCAAAGCTTATCCGATGGAAATCACTAATGCAGCAGGCGAATTGTGTGCTACAGTCATGAATGAAATCTATGTACGCAACTTACACCAGGGAGAAACACCACGTATTGCTTATTAA
- a CDS encoding AlbA family DNA-binding domain-containing protein — MNVKKLILQGEGTTLDFKKTINNHEKIARSIVAFANHKGGQLLIGVADDGTIKGVKSEDEERYMLLKSAQQFCRPAVDLTFEEVYVEDKLVLIANISTSETKPHYALDENKKWWVYFRIQDKTLLASKILVDVIKKSTEHQITPIPHGKEENMLFEYLSQEGRITLKEYSKIIKSSYKKAQKILVAQILGGAIRPHSSEKEEYFTSIPQQLQVK; from the coding sequence ATGAATGTCAAGAAACTTATCCTGCAGGGTGAAGGAACTACCCTTGATTTCAAGAAGACCATTAACAATCATGAAAAGATTGCCCGTAGTATTGTCGCTTTTGCCAACCATAAAGGTGGCCAACTGCTGATTGGCGTAGCCGATGATGGTACGATTAAGGGCGTAAAATCTGAAGATGAAGAAAGATACATGCTGCTCAAATCCGCACAGCAGTTTTGCCGACCAGCTGTAGATTTAACTTTCGAAGAAGTATACGTCGAGGATAAACTCGTGCTTATAGCCAATATCAGCACCAGTGAAACCAAGCCACATTACGCCCTTGATGAAAATAAAAAATGGTGGGTTTATTTCAGGATCCAGGACAAAACACTGCTGGCAAGTAAAATTCTGGTAGATGTCATTAAAAAAAGCACGGAGCATCAAATCACTCCAATTCCTCATGGAAAAGAGGAAAACATGCTATTTGAATACCTGAGCCAGGAAGGACGCATCACTTTAAAGGAATACAGTAAAATCATCAAATCTTCCTATAAAAAAGCACAAAAGATATTAGTGGCCCAAATTCTTGGGGGTGCTATTCGCCCCCATAGCTCGGAAAAGGAAGAATATTTTACATCAATTCCACAACAACTTCAGGTTAAATAA